In Periplaneta americana isolate PAMFEO1 chromosome 3, P.americana_PAMFEO1_priV1, whole genome shotgun sequence, the following are encoded in one genomic region:
- the IntS9 gene encoding integrator complex subunit 9 — protein sequence MIRKKKKKEMKLYCLSSDPNRPCYVLRFKEITLMLDCGLSTQTVLNFLPLPLVPSARLNNLPGWMPRDVSDPQLEGELKECCGRVFVDSAPEFFPPQPKIIDFSEVDVILISNYLCMLALPFITEGTGFAGVVYATEPTLQIGRLFLEELVQHIEQTPKATLASHWKEHLHVLPPPLCDSQKPRSWKHIYNMRAVNSSLSRIQMVGYNEKLDVYGAVGVMAVSSGYCLGSSNWVISSHYEKITYVSGSSTLTTHPRPMDQTALKNANVLILTGLTQTPTANPDSMLGELCMTVATTLRCGGSVLIPCYPSGVVYDLFECLSSHLDNSGMTTVPMFFISPVADTSLAYSNILAEWLSTAKQNKVYLPEEPFPHAFLVRNGRLKHFKHIYTEGFSTDYRQPCVVFCGHPSLRFGDAVHFVELWGSSALNTVVFTEPDFPYLEALAPFQPLAMKAVHCPIDTSLNFTQANKLIRDLKPGTLVLPESYTQPPVTAPHRIDLVVETDRPVISFKRDEVLTLPLKRKQGRVELSPELAEFLLPNEVRTGISLSTLTGGLQVKDNKHILKVLEEGESKPITSVGKKRIRVVEDILNKKPTNYTWGSLDIDEFIQKITQEGITDAKVEQVASGYIIHLQNEDTLIQVEDSSTHIFCEGDEQLRLRLRNILLQCLNKF from the exons Atgattcgtaaaaaaaaaaaaaaagagatgaaacta TATTGCCTTAGCAGTGATCCGAACAGGCCATGTTACGTTCTTCGATTTAAAGAAATAACGTTAATGTTAGACTGTGGATTGTCAACACAAACAGTACTCAATTTTTTACCCCTGCCCTTAGTTCCAAGTGCCAGATTAAATAATCTACCAGGATGGATGCCACGTGACGTGTCTGACCCACAATTGGAAGGA GAGTTAAAGGAATGTTGTGGTCGGGTGTTTGTTGACTCTGCTCCTGAATTTTTCCCACCTCAACCCAAAATAATCGACTTCTCCGAAGTAGACGTCATCCTTATTTCCAATTACTTGTGTATGCTGGCTCTACCCTTCATCACAGAAGGAACTGGATTTGCTGGTGTTGTATATGCTACAGAACCGACACTTCAGATAGGAAG acttttcttaGAAGAGCTTGTCCAGCACATAGAACAGACTCCAAAGGCTACACTAGCGAGTCATTGGAAAGAACACCTTCATGTTCTGCCACCACCCTTGTGTGACAGTCAAAAACCTCGTAGTTGGAAGCATATATACAATATGAGAGCTGTAAACAGTAGTCTTTCCAGAATTCAG ATGGTCGGCTACAATGAGAAGCTGGATGTATATGGTGCTGTGGGTGTAATGGCAGTGAGCTCTGGCTACTGTTTGGGTTCCAGCAACTGGGTCATCTCTTCACACTATGAGAAGATCACCTATGTTAGTGGATCCTCCACACTGACAACACATCCTCGACCGATGGATCAAACTGCCCTCAAGAATGCCAATGTCTTAATTCTGACAGGTCTCACTCAAACTCCAACTGCAAATCCTGATTCAATGTTGGGAGAGTTATGTATGACAGTAGCCACAACACTGAGGTGTGGTGGTAGTGTTCTCATTCCGTGCTATCCCTCTGGAGTGGTATATGATTTATTTGAATGCCTCTCAAGTCATCTGGATAACTCAGGGATGACAACAGTCCCCATGTTCTTTATATCTCCTGTCGCAGACACTTCTCTGGCATATTCAAATATCCTGGCAGAGTGGTTGTCGACAGCAAAACAGAACAAAGTGTACTTGCCTGAAGAACCATTTCCTCATGCCTTTTTAGTACGCAATGGTCGTCTGAAACACTTCAAGCATATCTACACTGAAGGATTCAGCACAGACTATCGTCAGCCGTGTGTAGTTTTCTGTGGACATCCTAGTCTTCGGTTTGGAGATGCTGTCCATTTTGTAGAGCTCTGGGGTTCCAGTGCACTCAATACAGTTGTGTTCACAG agccAGATTTTCCTTATCTCGAAGCATTGGCCCCATTTCAACCTCTGGCGATGAAAGCAGTGCATTGCCCTATTGATACCAGTCTCAACTTCACACAAGCAAACAAGCTAATACGAGATCTCAAACCTGGAACACTGGTTTTGCCAGAGTCCTACACACAACCTCCTGTTACTGCTCCACATCGCATTGACTTGGTTGTGGAAACAGACAGACCTGTTATTTCATTCAAACGTGACGAAGTCCTAACATTGCCACTTAAGAGAAAGCAAGGAAGAGTGGAGCTGAGTCCAGAACTGGCAGAATTTCTGCTGCCTAATGAAGTGCGAACTGGTATCTCTCTGTCAACACTGACTGGAGGACTTCAAGTTAAAGACAACAAACACATTCTGAAG GTTTTGGAGGAAGGAGAATCAAAACCTATAACATCCGTGGGTAAGAAAAGAATTCGTGTTGTGGAAGATATCCTCAACAAGAAACCTACCAATTATACTTGGGGATCACTGGATATTGACGAATTTATTCAGAAAATAACTCAGGAAGGGATTACTGACGCCAAGGTGGAACAAGTTGCCAGTGGATACATCATTCATCTG CAAAATGAAGATACATTGATTCAAGTAGAAGACTCTTCAACACACATTTTCTGCGAAGGAGATGAACAACTGAGACTTCGACTGCGTAACATTCTTCTCCAGTGCCTCAATAAATTTtaa